In Chitinophaga nivalis, a single genomic region encodes these proteins:
- the htpG gene encoding molecular chaperone HtpG yields MQKGAIRVQTENIFPIIKKFLYSDHEIFIRELVSNAVDATQKLKTLASVGEYKGELGNIDIEVKLDKEKKTITIADHGIGMTGEEVDKYINQVAFSGAEEFLKKYKGQESGTNIIGHFGLGFYSSFMVSSKVEIYSKSWRENTTPVRWECDGSPEYELEEVTKEERGTEIVMYINEESEEFLDEGRIRSILTKFCKFLPVPVKFEGQQINNTTPAWTKKPSELTTEDYQNFYKELYPFAEAPLFWIHLNVDYPFNLTGILYFPKINKSHEIQKDKINLYSNQVYVTDEVKDIVPEFLMLLHGVIDSPDIPLNVSRSYLQGDPNVKKINAHITKKVADKLDEIFRNDRAGFEEKWGSIGLFVKYGMMTDDKFLDKGNKFLVMEDVDGGKFYTQEEYRAEAAALQTNKEDKLVILYATNPVQQDSYVQAAKNKGYKVVKMETLVDAAFINNVEMKWDKVQFTRVDADIADNLVDKDENSTTVLSEEQEGTLKDIFGTQITQPNIKVELKGLSADAQPVIVTRPEFMRRMKDMAAMGGGMSWYANMPEEINMTVNANHPVYTQILKENSNELQQKLVKNLADLALLSQNLLTGADLTAFVNRSVELMSGNK; encoded by the coding sequence ATGCAAAAAGGCGCAATACGTGTTCAGACCGAGAACATTTTCCCCATTATCAAGAAATTCCTGTATTCAGATCATGAGATCTTTATCCGCGAACTGGTAAGTAACGCAGTAGACGCTACCCAGAAATTGAAAACCCTGGCGAGTGTGGGCGAGTACAAAGGAGAACTGGGCAACATAGACATTGAAGTTAAACTGGATAAAGAGAAAAAAACGATCACCATCGCCGACCACGGGATCGGTATGACCGGAGAAGAAGTAGATAAATACATTAACCAGGTAGCTTTTTCCGGTGCAGAAGAGTTCCTGAAAAAATATAAAGGCCAGGAAAGTGGTACCAACATCATCGGACACTTCGGGCTTGGTTTTTACTCCTCCTTCATGGTGAGCAGTAAAGTAGAAATCTATTCCAAATCCTGGAGGGAAAATACAACGCCGGTTCGTTGGGAATGCGACGGTAGTCCGGAGTACGAACTGGAAGAAGTGACCAAGGAAGAGAGAGGTACTGAAATCGTGATGTACATCAACGAGGAGAGTGAAGAATTCCTGGATGAAGGCCGTATCCGTTCCATCCTTACCAAGTTCTGTAAATTCCTGCCGGTACCGGTGAAATTTGAAGGACAACAAATCAATAATACAACGCCGGCCTGGACTAAAAAACCAAGCGAGTTAACAACAGAAGATTACCAGAACTTCTACAAAGAATTATATCCGTTTGCAGAAGCTCCTTTGTTCTGGATTCACCTGAACGTAGATTATCCGTTCAACCTGACGGGTATTCTGTACTTCCCGAAAATCAACAAGAGCCACGAAATCCAGAAAGATAAAATCAATCTCTACTCCAACCAGGTATATGTAACGGATGAAGTAAAGGATATCGTTCCGGAATTCCTGATGTTGCTGCACGGGGTAATTGACAGTCCGGATATTCCGCTGAACGTGAGCCGTAGCTACTTACAAGGCGATCCTAACGTGAAAAAAATCAATGCCCACATCACTAAAAAAGTGGCGGACAAACTGGATGAAATATTCCGTAATGACCGGGCAGGATTTGAAGAGAAATGGGGATCTATCGGCCTGTTTGTGAAGTATGGTATGATGACCGACGACAAATTCCTGGACAAAGGCAATAAGTTCCTGGTAATGGAAGATGTAGACGGTGGTAAATTCTATACACAGGAAGAATACCGCGCGGAAGCTGCTGCACTCCAGACCAATAAGGAAGACAAACTGGTAATATTATATGCTACCAACCCAGTACAACAGGACAGCTATGTACAGGCTGCGAAAAACAAAGGGTATAAGGTAGTGAAAATGGAAACACTGGTGGATGCGGCATTCATCAACAACGTGGAGATGAAATGGGATAAAGTGCAATTTACCCGTGTGGATGCAGATATTGCTGATAACCTGGTGGATAAAGATGAAAACAGTACTACTGTTTTATCAGAAGAACAGGAAGGTACCCTGAAAGATATTTTTGGTACCCAGATCACACAGCCTAATATCAAGGTAGAATTAAAAGGACTGAGTGCAGATGCGCAGCCGGTAATTGTTACCCGCCCTGAGTTTATGCGTCGTATGAAAGATATGGCTGCCATGGGTGGCGGTATGAGCTGGTATGCCAATATGCCGGAAGAAATCAATATGACCGTAAACGCCAATCACCCGGTATATACGCAGATCCTGAAAGAAAATAGCAATGAATTGCAACAGAAGCTGGTGAAAAACCTGGCTGACCTTGCCCTGTTATCTCAGAATTTGCTGACCGGTGCTGATTTGACCGCCTTTGTAAACAGAAGCGTGGAATTGATGAGCGGAAATAAATAA
- a CDS encoding dienelactone hydrolase family protein → MKKRAIKILSHVCLLSVCLLFACSRKDNEVAPTPEETPVPGVFTPQTVGITAKKMDAKGGNISDYLVYIPDTYNQQPNYKWPVVIFLHGISEMGKDVNILRKVGLVRVVSGKPFVMIAPVCGKNWWNVNSLETLYQDVIKKYNVDTRRVYLTGLSMGGFGTWDWASEKPERFAGIIPICGGGKTELMSRLKKMPIWVFHSKDDSTVKVTSSRVLVKALQELGSTVQYTEYPSGGHDAWTRTYANEAVFTWLLKQYQ, encoded by the coding sequence ATGAAAAAAAGAGCAATTAAAATTTTAAGTCATGTCTGTCTGCTAAGTGTCTGTCTGCTTTTTGCTTGTTCCCGCAAAGACAATGAGGTTGCTCCGACACCAGAAGAAACGCCGGTGCCAGGTGTATTTACACCGCAAACAGTGGGTATTACCGCAAAAAAAATGGATGCAAAGGGAGGTAATATCAGTGATTACCTGGTATATATTCCGGATACCTATAATCAACAGCCCAACTATAAATGGCCGGTGGTGATTTTTCTGCACGGCATCAGCGAAATGGGGAAAGATGTGAACATCCTCCGGAAAGTGGGATTGGTAAGGGTCGTATCCGGTAAACCCTTTGTGATGATTGCACCTGTATGTGGTAAAAACTGGTGGAATGTAAATTCATTGGAGACGCTATACCAGGATGTTATCAAAAAATACAACGTGGATACCCGTCGGGTATATCTGACCGGACTAAGCATGGGGGGATTCGGTACCTGGGACTGGGCATCGGAGAAGCCGGAAAGGTTTGCCGGTATCATTCCTATCTGCGGTGGTGGAAAAACGGAGCTGATGTCGCGGCTCAAAAAAATGCCCATCTGGGTTTTCCATAGTAAAGATGATTCTACGGTAAAAGTCACCAGTTCACGCGTATTGGTGAAAGCACTGCAGGAACTTGGCAGTACTGTACAATACACGGAATATCCATCCGGCGGACATGATGCCTGGACACGCACGTATGCCAACGAAGCCGTATTTACCTGGCTGTTAAAACAATATCAATAA